In the Hordeum vulgare subsp. vulgare chromosome 7H, MorexV3_pseudomolecules_assembly, whole genome shotgun sequence genome, one interval contains:
- the LOC123409224 gene encoding 26.2 kDa heat shock protein, mitochondrial-like: MASAVACKGATPASFLKSGAPVAFCPLNTTSVTADHRPYNTLVKEAIRYDDDDDYSGRHLVLPSFFSQDVLDPLGAPQTGLSSTAGTSRLGRWVTKEDDGAVYLKVPMPGLTKEHVQVRADKNILVIKGEGQKQPWDGDDDSAVPRYNRRIELPADAYKMDKIKAEMKNGVLWVTLLKLKEEERKDVFHVKVE; this comes from the exons atgGCTTCCGCCGTCGCTTGCAAGGGTGCCACGCCGGCCAGCTTCCTCAAGTCCGGCGCTCCCGTGGCCTTCTGCCCCCTCAACACCACCTCCGTCACCGCCGACCACCGCCCGTACAACACCCTGGTCAAGGAAGCCATccgctacgacgacgacgacgactacagcgGCCGCCACCTCGTCCTCCCCAGCTTCTTCTCGCAGG ACGTGCTCGACCCGCTCGGCGCGCCTCAGACCGGTCTGTCCTCCACTGCTGGGACGTCGCGGCTCGGACGCTGGGTGACCAAGGAGGACGACGGCGCGGTGTACCTCAAGGTGCCGATGCCGGGGCTGACCAAGGAGCACGTCCAGGTGCGCGCGGACAAGAACATCCTGGTGATCAAGGGCGAGGGCCAGAAGCAGCCCtgggacggcgacgacgactcCGCGGTGCCGAGGTACAACCGCCGCATCGAGTTGCCCGCCGACGCCTACAAGATGGACAAGATCAAGGCCGAGATGAAGAACGGCGTGCTCTGGGTCACCCTGCTCAAGCTGAAGGAGGAGGAGCGCAAGGACGTCTTCCACGTCAAggtcgagtag